In a genomic window of Amphiprion ocellaris isolate individual 3 ecotype Okinawa chromosome 13, ASM2253959v1, whole genome shotgun sequence:
- the kdrl gene encoding vascular endothelial growth factor receptor kdr-like isoform X1 has translation MASSDCFILVAVILCCSSLTNAGHSEREHSPKIQPSENPLIYQKEDILTLTCRGHGVLHWTLADGQRSIPSERVKVEHCNSRHHSHLQCSKLTVTHLSANDTGSYSCKYSKAGSDHITSTYVYVTDPEQPFVEPHDPIPYFLGIYRHETSLVVPCRTSSPNATVLLIGAPELSEEIINGKVWDPKVGFKIPYGPYTAYSMLTCTTVVNGREFQSVYIPQRQTLVLNNVKITPERVRVLVGDTLKLNCSGETTYNGRINFTWDFPKRRENRHYTEKPKLKPEHVLVMSKTLVLPNITMEDRGVYRCKAELEPTKHKNASAKVIVFEHPFLNVSYRYERQSTIVVNEGRRKLVFEPKVNALPVPDLIAWYKDGVLIQKNSTCYKMSSFSLAITDVQPKHAGIFTISLGNRLKGLYRNLSYTLVVDVKPTISEAELATVDMQPYMSGKQQQLTCTAYGLPLPTITWLWQPCNSDPTLTNCLAYTAPVQVNTDDRSNNAQNWIKSIIVKPELVKGKNKTASTLVIGEARVSGKYSCVAQNEDGTSTMTMPFYVDDHPEEITIEPHTAIEGDDITLTCRATRYLYTDLQWLDSTNQTVTSNVSSLQLSRYSVSLSLHLYNVSQNSAAGYKCQAYKLHKKTEIKTAALIVDARKRPWLSQNLTNQDVNSSSTLVLACYASGVPQPYIIWYKNGARVEESPGITLGEEGALTIERVKKDDEGLYECVASNVEGVAKTSAVVTVLGDEGKPNVEVIILVCTGAAATFLWLMLILFIRKLRKQPAHYKMGPSIIIDPDEYPLDEQNDLLQYDSSKWEFPRDRLRLGKTLGHGAFGKVVEASAFGIDKLSTCKTVAVKMLKGGATSNERKALMSELKILIHIGHHLNVVNLLGACTKPGGPLMMIVEFCKYGNLSNYLRGKRDDFIVYKSQDGKVVSSGSGCQLSELMKRRLESVASTGSSASSGFIEDKSYCDSEEEEEESEDLYKRVLTLEDLICYSFQVAKGMEFLASRKCIHRDLAARNILLSENNVVKICDFGLARDIYKDPDYVRKGDARLPLKWMAPEAIFDKIYTTQSDVWSFGVLMWEIFSLGASPYPGVQIDEEFCCRLKEGTRMRAPEYSSSEIYQTMLDCWQGEPQERPTFTELVERLGDLLQASVQQEGKHYIPINTALLAKVGDQTTTVISEETPTRPVSHRDSGSTWNIKIRPASVKTFDEVTMENGTDENHEGQSDSGMGLSSDNMKTLMRFESLAGRPLSIMALAMKAVSKSKESVLSDAEKEKYPSTVPPLDLSLDDSALDASLECHSPPPDYNYVVRYSTPPV, from the exons ATGGCTTCATCCGACTGCTTCATACTGGTCGCTGTCATCCTGTGTTGTTCATCACTCACAAATG CAGGACACTCAGAGAGAGAGCACTCGCCTAAGATTCAGCCTTCTGAGAATCCACTCATTTATCAAAAGGAGGATATCTTAACCCTCACATGCAG AGGACACGGCGTCCTGCACTGGACACTTGCAGATGGCCAAAGATCAATCCCATCGGAGAGGGTGAAGGTGGAGCATTGTAATTCCAGACATCACTCTCACTTACAATGCAGCAAACTCACAGTTACACACCTGAGTGCCAATGACACAGGGAGCTACAGCTGTAAATACTCCAAAGCTGGTTCAGACCACATCACCTCAACCTACGTCTACGTCACAG ATCCCGAGCAACCATTTGTGGAGCCCCATGATCCAATACCTTACTTTCTGGGCATCTACAGGCACGAAACCAGCCTTGTGGTTCCCTGTCGGACATCCTCTCCTAATGCTACTGTGTTGCTGATAGGG GCCCCAGAACTATCTGAGGAGATCATTAATGGAAAGGTTTGGGATCCAAAGGTGGGGTTCAAGATTCCTTATGGTCCCTACACAGCGTACTCAATGCTAACATGCACAACTGTGGTCAACGGTCGGGAGTTTCAGTCAGTGTACATCCCTCAGAGACAGA CTCTTGTCCTTAACAATGTGAAGATCACCCCAGAGCGAGTTAGAGTGTTGGTTGGAGACACCTTAAAACTCAACTGTAGTGGGGAAACCACCTATAATGGGAGAATCAACTTCACCTGGGATTTTCCAAAGAGGAGA GAAAATCGACATTATACAGAAAAGCCCAAACTCAAACCTGAACACGTTCTTGTAATGAGCAAGACTTTGGTGTTGCCAAACATTACAATGGAGGATAGAGGAGTGTATCGCTGCAAAGCTGAGCTAGAGCCCACAAAGCACAAGAATGCTTCAGCAAAAGTCATTGTCTTTG AGCATCCGTTCCTCAACGTCTCCTACAGGTACGAGCGACAGAGCACAATCGTTGTCAATGAAGGGAGAAGGAAGCTTGTGTTTGAGCCGAAAGTCAACGCTTTGCCAGTACCTGACCTGATAGCGTG GTATAAGGATGGCGTCCTGATACAGAAGAATTCCACTTGCTACAAGATGTCTAGTTTCAGCTTGGCCATCACTGATGTGCAGCCGAAGCACGCTGGCATCTTCACCATAAGCCTGGGCAACAGACTGAAGGGCCTGTACAGGAATCTGAGCTACACTTTGGTAGTCGACG TGAAACCAACTATTTCGGAGGCGGAGCTTGCCACTGTGGACATGCAACCCTACATGTCtggcaaacagcagcagctaacCTGCACTGCTTATGGGTTGCCCCTGCCAACCATCACTTGGCTCTGGCAACCGTGTAACTCGGACCCTACGCTTACAAA TTGTTTAGCTTACACCGCACCAGTCCAGGTCAACACTGATGACAGGAGTAATAATGCCCAAAACTGGATCAAGAGCATCATTGTCAAGCCTGAACtggttaaaggaaaaaacaag ACTGCAAGTACATTGGTGATTGGAGAGGCTCGTGTGTCGGGAAAGTACTCCTGTGTGGCCCAGAATGAGGATGGTACAAGCACAATGACAATGCCTTTTTACGTTGATG ATCACCCTGAGGAAATTACCATTGAACCTCACACAGCCATTGAGGGGGATGACATCACTCTGACCTGTCGGGCAACCCGTTACCTCTACACGGACCTGCAGTGGTTGGATTCCACGAATCAAACGGTCACGTCCAACGTGTCTAGTCTCCAGCTCAGCCGTTACTCCGTTTCACTTTCTCTCCATCTGTACAATGTGTCCCAAAACAGCGCTGCAGGGTACAAATGCCAAGCATACAAACTCCACAAGAAGACTGAAATCAAGACTGCTGCACTTATTGTGGACG CAAGAAAACGGCCATGGCTGAGCCAAAATCTGACTAATCAGGatgtgaacagcagcagcaccctGGTGCTGGCTTGCTACGCTTCGGGAGTTCCTCAGCCCTACATCATATGGTACAAAAATGGCGCTCGTGTGGAAGAAAGTCCAG GTATCACACTCGGAGAAGAAGGGGCTCTGACCATCGAAAGGGTGAAGAAAGATGATGAGGGTCTGTACGAGTGTGTCGCCAGCAATGTTGAGGGTGTCGCAAAAACAAGTGCTGTTGTTACTGTGCTCG GAGATGAAGGGAAGCCAAACGTTGAGGTCATAATTCTGGTGTGTACGGGAGCTGCAGCCACGTTCCTCTGGCTTATGCTTATCCTCTTCATTCGCAAGCTGAGGAAG CAACCTGCACACTACAAGATgggtccatccatcatcattgATCCTGACGAGTATCCTCTGGACGAGCAGAACGACCTTCTTCAATATGACAGCAGCAAATGGGAGTTTCCCCGAGACCGCCTGCGACTAG GGAAAACTCTCGGCCATGGAGCTTTTGGGAAAGTCGTTGAGGCTTCTGCCTTTGGAATCGACAAGCTTTCAACCTGCAAAactgttgcagtgaaaatgctGAAAG GAGGTGCTACATCAAATGAGCGGAAAGCCCTGATGTCAGAGTTAAAGATCCTGATTCACATCGGTCATCACCTGAACGTGGTCAACCTGCTGGGCGCCTGCACCAAACCTGGAG GACCCTTGATGATGATTGTGGAGTTCTGCAAATACGGCAACTTGTCCAACTATCTGAGAGGCAAGAGAGATGACTTCATTGTGTACAAG AGCCAGGATGGGAAGGTGGTGTCTTCGGGATCGGGCTGCCAGCTGAGCGAGCTGATGAAGCGCCGCCTGGAGAGCGTAGCCAGCACCGGAAGCTCCGCCAGCTCTGGCTTCATCGAAGATAAGAGCTACTGCGActcagaggaagaggaagaag aatCTGAGGACTTATATAAGAGAGTCCTGACACTGGAAGATTTAATTTGCTACAGTTTCCAAGTCGCAAAAGGCATGGAGTTCTTGGCATCACGCAAG tgCATTCATCGTGATTTGGCTGCACGAAACATCCTCCTCTCTGAGAATAATGTCGTAAAGATTTGTGATTTTGGACTCGCTCGAGACATCTACAAAGACCCGGATTATGTGCGCAAAGGAGAT GCTAGACTGCCACTCAAGTGGATGGCACCCGAGGCCATTTTTGACAAGATCTACACGACTCAGAGCGACGTTTGGTCCTTTGGTGTTCTCATGTGGGAGATCTTCTCTCTGG GTGCCTCCCCGTACCCTGGTGTCCAGATTGATGAAGAATTTTGCTGCCGACTGAAAGAGGGAACCAGGATGAGAGCACCAGAATATTCTTCCTCTGAAAT ATATCAGACGATGCTGGACTGCTGGCAGGGTGAGCCTCAGGAGCGACCAACCTTCACTGAGCTGGTAGAAAGACTGGGAGACCTGCTTCAGGCCAGCGTGCAACAG GAGGGTAAGCACTACATACCCATCAACACAGCCTTGCTGGCGAAGGTGGGAGACCAGACCACCACAGTGATATCAGAGGAGACGCCGACACGACCTGTTTCCCACCGCGACTCAGGGAGCACCTG gaacaTCAAGATCCGTCCTGCTAGCGTAAAAACCTTTGACGAGGTTACCATGGAGAACGGGACCGATGAGAACCACGAG GGTCAGTCGGACAGCGGGATGGGGCTTTCTTCTGACAACATGAAGACACTGATGCGCTTCGAATCGCTGGCAGGCCGACCTCTGAGCATCATGGCTCTGGC gatGAAGGCGGTGAGTAAGAGTAAAGAGTCTGTGCTGAGTGACGCAGAGAAGGAGAAGTATCCATCCACGGTTCCTCCTTTAGACTTAAGTCTGGACGACTCGGCTCTGGATGCCAGCCTGGAGTGTCACAGCCCGCCGCCCGACTACAACTACGTGGTTCGCTACTCCACCCCTCCTGTCT
- the kdrl gene encoding vascular endothelial growth factor receptor kdr-like isoform X2, with translation MASSDCFILVAVILCCSSLTNGHSEREHSPKIQPSENPLIYQKEDILTLTCRGHGVLHWTLADGQRSIPSERVKVEHCNSRHHSHLQCSKLTVTHLSANDTGSYSCKYSKAGSDHITSTYVYVTDPEQPFVEPHDPIPYFLGIYRHETSLVVPCRTSSPNATVLLIGAPELSEEIINGKVWDPKVGFKIPYGPYTAYSMLTCTTVVNGREFQSVYIPQRQTLVLNNVKITPERVRVLVGDTLKLNCSGETTYNGRINFTWDFPKRRENRHYTEKPKLKPEHVLVMSKTLVLPNITMEDRGVYRCKAELEPTKHKNASAKVIVFEHPFLNVSYRYERQSTIVVNEGRRKLVFEPKVNALPVPDLIAWYKDGVLIQKNSTCYKMSSFSLAITDVQPKHAGIFTISLGNRLKGLYRNLSYTLVVDVKPTISEAELATVDMQPYMSGKQQQLTCTAYGLPLPTITWLWQPCNSDPTLTNCLAYTAPVQVNTDDRSNNAQNWIKSIIVKPELVKGKNKTASTLVIGEARVSGKYSCVAQNEDGTSTMTMPFYVDDHPEEITIEPHTAIEGDDITLTCRATRYLYTDLQWLDSTNQTVTSNVSSLQLSRYSVSLSLHLYNVSQNSAAGYKCQAYKLHKKTEIKTAALIVDARKRPWLSQNLTNQDVNSSSTLVLACYASGVPQPYIIWYKNGARVEESPGITLGEEGALTIERVKKDDEGLYECVASNVEGVAKTSAVVTVLGDEGKPNVEVIILVCTGAAATFLWLMLILFIRKLRKQPAHYKMGPSIIIDPDEYPLDEQNDLLQYDSSKWEFPRDRLRLGKTLGHGAFGKVVEASAFGIDKLSTCKTVAVKMLKGGATSNERKALMSELKILIHIGHHLNVVNLLGACTKPGGPLMMIVEFCKYGNLSNYLRGKRDDFIVYKSQDGKVVSSGSGCQLSELMKRRLESVASTGSSASSGFIEDKSYCDSEEEEEESEDLYKRVLTLEDLICYSFQVAKGMEFLASRKCIHRDLAARNILLSENNVVKICDFGLARDIYKDPDYVRKGDARLPLKWMAPEAIFDKIYTTQSDVWSFGVLMWEIFSLGASPYPGVQIDEEFCCRLKEGTRMRAPEYSSSEIYQTMLDCWQGEPQERPTFTELVERLGDLLQASVQQEGKHYIPINTALLAKVGDQTTTVISEETPTRPVSHRDSGSTWNIKIRPASVKTFDEVTMENGTDENHEGQSDSGMGLSSDNMKTLMRFESLAGRPLSIMALAMKAVSKSKESVLSDAEKEKYPSTVPPLDLSLDDSALDASLECHSPPPDYNYVVRYSTPPV, from the exons ATGGCTTCATCCGACTGCTTCATACTGGTCGCTGTCATCCTGTGTTGTTCATCACTCACAAATG GACACTCAGAGAGAGAGCACTCGCCTAAGATTCAGCCTTCTGAGAATCCACTCATTTATCAAAAGGAGGATATCTTAACCCTCACATGCAG AGGACACGGCGTCCTGCACTGGACACTTGCAGATGGCCAAAGATCAATCCCATCGGAGAGGGTGAAGGTGGAGCATTGTAATTCCAGACATCACTCTCACTTACAATGCAGCAAACTCACAGTTACACACCTGAGTGCCAATGACACAGGGAGCTACAGCTGTAAATACTCCAAAGCTGGTTCAGACCACATCACCTCAACCTACGTCTACGTCACAG ATCCCGAGCAACCATTTGTGGAGCCCCATGATCCAATACCTTACTTTCTGGGCATCTACAGGCACGAAACCAGCCTTGTGGTTCCCTGTCGGACATCCTCTCCTAATGCTACTGTGTTGCTGATAGGG GCCCCAGAACTATCTGAGGAGATCATTAATGGAAAGGTTTGGGATCCAAAGGTGGGGTTCAAGATTCCTTATGGTCCCTACACAGCGTACTCAATGCTAACATGCACAACTGTGGTCAACGGTCGGGAGTTTCAGTCAGTGTACATCCCTCAGAGACAGA CTCTTGTCCTTAACAATGTGAAGATCACCCCAGAGCGAGTTAGAGTGTTGGTTGGAGACACCTTAAAACTCAACTGTAGTGGGGAAACCACCTATAATGGGAGAATCAACTTCACCTGGGATTTTCCAAAGAGGAGA GAAAATCGACATTATACAGAAAAGCCCAAACTCAAACCTGAACACGTTCTTGTAATGAGCAAGACTTTGGTGTTGCCAAACATTACAATGGAGGATAGAGGAGTGTATCGCTGCAAAGCTGAGCTAGAGCCCACAAAGCACAAGAATGCTTCAGCAAAAGTCATTGTCTTTG AGCATCCGTTCCTCAACGTCTCCTACAGGTACGAGCGACAGAGCACAATCGTTGTCAATGAAGGGAGAAGGAAGCTTGTGTTTGAGCCGAAAGTCAACGCTTTGCCAGTACCTGACCTGATAGCGTG GTATAAGGATGGCGTCCTGATACAGAAGAATTCCACTTGCTACAAGATGTCTAGTTTCAGCTTGGCCATCACTGATGTGCAGCCGAAGCACGCTGGCATCTTCACCATAAGCCTGGGCAACAGACTGAAGGGCCTGTACAGGAATCTGAGCTACACTTTGGTAGTCGACG TGAAACCAACTATTTCGGAGGCGGAGCTTGCCACTGTGGACATGCAACCCTACATGTCtggcaaacagcagcagctaacCTGCACTGCTTATGGGTTGCCCCTGCCAACCATCACTTGGCTCTGGCAACCGTGTAACTCGGACCCTACGCTTACAAA TTGTTTAGCTTACACCGCACCAGTCCAGGTCAACACTGATGACAGGAGTAATAATGCCCAAAACTGGATCAAGAGCATCATTGTCAAGCCTGAACtggttaaaggaaaaaacaag ACTGCAAGTACATTGGTGATTGGAGAGGCTCGTGTGTCGGGAAAGTACTCCTGTGTGGCCCAGAATGAGGATGGTACAAGCACAATGACAATGCCTTTTTACGTTGATG ATCACCCTGAGGAAATTACCATTGAACCTCACACAGCCATTGAGGGGGATGACATCACTCTGACCTGTCGGGCAACCCGTTACCTCTACACGGACCTGCAGTGGTTGGATTCCACGAATCAAACGGTCACGTCCAACGTGTCTAGTCTCCAGCTCAGCCGTTACTCCGTTTCACTTTCTCTCCATCTGTACAATGTGTCCCAAAACAGCGCTGCAGGGTACAAATGCCAAGCATACAAACTCCACAAGAAGACTGAAATCAAGACTGCTGCACTTATTGTGGACG CAAGAAAACGGCCATGGCTGAGCCAAAATCTGACTAATCAGGatgtgaacagcagcagcaccctGGTGCTGGCTTGCTACGCTTCGGGAGTTCCTCAGCCCTACATCATATGGTACAAAAATGGCGCTCGTGTGGAAGAAAGTCCAG GTATCACACTCGGAGAAGAAGGGGCTCTGACCATCGAAAGGGTGAAGAAAGATGATGAGGGTCTGTACGAGTGTGTCGCCAGCAATGTTGAGGGTGTCGCAAAAACAAGTGCTGTTGTTACTGTGCTCG GAGATGAAGGGAAGCCAAACGTTGAGGTCATAATTCTGGTGTGTACGGGAGCTGCAGCCACGTTCCTCTGGCTTATGCTTATCCTCTTCATTCGCAAGCTGAGGAAG CAACCTGCACACTACAAGATgggtccatccatcatcattgATCCTGACGAGTATCCTCTGGACGAGCAGAACGACCTTCTTCAATATGACAGCAGCAAATGGGAGTTTCCCCGAGACCGCCTGCGACTAG GGAAAACTCTCGGCCATGGAGCTTTTGGGAAAGTCGTTGAGGCTTCTGCCTTTGGAATCGACAAGCTTTCAACCTGCAAAactgttgcagtgaaaatgctGAAAG GAGGTGCTACATCAAATGAGCGGAAAGCCCTGATGTCAGAGTTAAAGATCCTGATTCACATCGGTCATCACCTGAACGTGGTCAACCTGCTGGGCGCCTGCACCAAACCTGGAG GACCCTTGATGATGATTGTGGAGTTCTGCAAATACGGCAACTTGTCCAACTATCTGAGAGGCAAGAGAGATGACTTCATTGTGTACAAG AGCCAGGATGGGAAGGTGGTGTCTTCGGGATCGGGCTGCCAGCTGAGCGAGCTGATGAAGCGCCGCCTGGAGAGCGTAGCCAGCACCGGAAGCTCCGCCAGCTCTGGCTTCATCGAAGATAAGAGCTACTGCGActcagaggaagaggaagaag aatCTGAGGACTTATATAAGAGAGTCCTGACACTGGAAGATTTAATTTGCTACAGTTTCCAAGTCGCAAAAGGCATGGAGTTCTTGGCATCACGCAAG tgCATTCATCGTGATTTGGCTGCACGAAACATCCTCCTCTCTGAGAATAATGTCGTAAAGATTTGTGATTTTGGACTCGCTCGAGACATCTACAAAGACCCGGATTATGTGCGCAAAGGAGAT GCTAGACTGCCACTCAAGTGGATGGCACCCGAGGCCATTTTTGACAAGATCTACACGACTCAGAGCGACGTTTGGTCCTTTGGTGTTCTCATGTGGGAGATCTTCTCTCTGG GTGCCTCCCCGTACCCTGGTGTCCAGATTGATGAAGAATTTTGCTGCCGACTGAAAGAGGGAACCAGGATGAGAGCACCAGAATATTCTTCCTCTGAAAT ATATCAGACGATGCTGGACTGCTGGCAGGGTGAGCCTCAGGAGCGACCAACCTTCACTGAGCTGGTAGAAAGACTGGGAGACCTGCTTCAGGCCAGCGTGCAACAG GAGGGTAAGCACTACATACCCATCAACACAGCCTTGCTGGCGAAGGTGGGAGACCAGACCACCACAGTGATATCAGAGGAGACGCCGACACGACCTGTTTCCCACCGCGACTCAGGGAGCACCTG gaacaTCAAGATCCGTCCTGCTAGCGTAAAAACCTTTGACGAGGTTACCATGGAGAACGGGACCGATGAGAACCACGAG GGTCAGTCGGACAGCGGGATGGGGCTTTCTTCTGACAACATGAAGACACTGATGCGCTTCGAATCGCTGGCAGGCCGACCTCTGAGCATCATGGCTCTGGC gatGAAGGCGGTGAGTAAGAGTAAAGAGTCTGTGCTGAGTGACGCAGAGAAGGAGAAGTATCCATCCACGGTTCCTCCTTTAGACTTAAGTCTGGACGACTCGGCTCTGGATGCCAGCCTGGAGTGTCACAGCCCGCCGCCCGACTACAACTACGTGGTTCGCTACTCCACCCCTCCTGTCT